The Actinoplanes sp. N902-109 genomic interval ATCTGCTGCGCACGCTCGCGCCCAAGGGGCTGGGCTGGCGCCGGCACGTGTCCGCGGTGGCGCTGCTGCTGAGCCTGCTGATCCTGGCGCTGGCGATGGCCCGGCCCTCGGTGGACCGCCAGGAACCCCTGGAACGGGCCACGGTCATGCTGGCGATCGACGTCTCGCTGTCGATGGAGGCCGACGACGTCGCGCCCAACCGCATCGAGGCTGCTCAAGAGGCGGCCAAGGCGTTCGTGCAGGAGTTGCCGCCGACGTACAACCTGGGCCTGGTGTCGTTCGCCAAGGCGGCGAACGTGCTGGTCTCACCGACCAAGGACCGCGCGGCGGTGATCGCGGGCATCGACGGGCTCACGCTGGCCGAGGCGACCGCAACCGGTGAGGCTGTTTTCACCTCGCTGGACGCCATCCGCTCGGTGCCCGCGGACGGCGCGGACGGTGCCCCGCCGGCGCGCATCGTGCTGCTGTCCGACGGCTACCGCACCTCGGGCCGCTCGATCGAGGATGCGGGTACCGCCGCGCTGCAGGCCAACGTCCCCGTCTCGACCATCGCCTTCGGTACGGACACCGGCGTGGTCGACATTCGCGGGGCGCTGCAACGGGTTCCGGTCGACCGGCTGTCGCTGCAGCAGCTCGCCGAGAAGACCAAGGGCTACTTCTACGAGGCAGCCTCGGTCAGCGAACTGAAGAAGGTCTACGAGGACATGGGCAGCTCGATCGGGCACCGGGTGCAGCCCCGCGAGATCACCCAGTGGTACGCGGGCGCGGCTCTGCTGTTCGGTATCGCCGCCGCCGGCCTGAGCCTGCTCTGGACTTCGCGCCTGCCCTGAGCCGCCCCACCGATCCCGGGCGCGTCGCACGATCCCGCGCGTGTTGCGGTGGGCGCGATTCCGCGCGTGTTGCGGCGGGTGCGGGCGGATCACGCGCGCGGGCATGGGGCGGGTGCGGGCGGATCGCGGTGGGCCTCGGCGGGTTGCGGCGGGCGTGTTG includes:
- a CDS encoding VWA domain-containing protein; protein product: MIRFLQPWWLLAVLPVLLVGAVYVWRQFRKRQYAMRFTNVDLLRTLAPKGLGWRRHVSAVALLLSLLILALAMARPSVDRQEPLERATVMLAIDVSLSMEADDVAPNRIEAAQEAAKAFVQELPPTYNLGLVSFAKAANVLVSPTKDRAAVIAGIDGLTLAEATATGEAVFTSLDAIRSVPADGADGAPPARIVLLSDGYRTSGRSIEDAGTAALQANVPVSTIAFGTDTGVVDIRGALQRVPVDRLSLQQLAEKTKGYFYEAASVSELKKVYEDMGSSIGHRVQPREITQWYAGAALLFGIAAAGLSLLWTSRLP